In the Streptomyces sp. f51 genome, one interval contains:
- a CDS encoding DUF499 domain-containing protein: MSTGTASHWADVLTLRPEVTASDGSVGELQMSLHKAVYQTVDVPYRKVDYYGDITQPTPNLVGFFSRVARRLGTNAETTALFHLDQGMGGGKSHALVGLYHMANSPQEFFATELGRKVRIEAGLRGRDVDLTGAQAVVLTADYFSPGRPSETFGPATNLFERFLWSLTGGDMDRYQRYVEGGPNKGTLQQALSDAGRPVLILLDELMDYVLQLADVTNVDRMPNEKAFLNALMDACDDVPRVVCVVVMIRSELDERGYPPLADDFRSYVSDRLVRNGPDGRVAVTESHDFASIIQRRLFEPAEVGAAASRVAKQYDMASDIGWRDKVFDKLGPNRALTGFAERVEASYPFHPELMRLVREEWSQVQNFQRVRSTVAIFARTALHWVTEHQAGRWAPALIGVGDIPLTTALEQLLSSGLFMGNDRAIQGYRSVATTDITSTDGSAGRAVAIDQRLRTAGVTARQDHAGVRMASALFCYSMVARPRGGRGATKTEMLAAILEPTPAPGTPYTDAEEIFNALTGEDGLGALEITQPTNAPGRYYLSIRQTLRMYFTASLALVDPPSCEKLVWEQTHRLARRGTFDEIRFIDAPTATGDIDLPRTFDGVDSAVTRLVVLDPRRWTLLNGKDTLSRAEITALLGLGPDALRVDNAASCVVACVNTQRRDVARKRAREVLAWRSVLKQINPEDTDEFREATTKVTEAEDKLKKDIEKAFQHFAYLVRASDGLHVEFKRFDDDSKSSLRGDQVWAALVEAGRATNMAGLSADYLAALLETFERTLTPREVVQSFYKNPLFPLVTATDEIRQAIFALLRNGWELADSDGDKLAVASPEHISIGSISQNLRRAVKEAETVPAAGGVSKSTATISIPKQPGGPVSGGEPGRLFGVDDQEYRAATGQAGEASIGGAAPSSSDLTSFKRYIIELTNRSITAPDAREQVWQLLKELSKVLDAPGTNHQLISLSVTLITSEGAQGAMEQKAQQAGARVRVEDDDF; this comes from the coding sequence ATGTCGACCGGCACCGCTTCGCACTGGGCCGATGTCCTCACGCTCCGGCCCGAGGTCACCGCGTCCGACGGCTCAGTGGGCGAACTGCAGATGAGCCTGCACAAGGCCGTCTACCAGACCGTTGACGTGCCCTACCGCAAGGTCGACTACTACGGCGACATCACCCAGCCCACCCCGAATCTCGTGGGCTTCTTCAGTCGCGTTGCTCGCCGGCTAGGCACCAACGCCGAGACCACGGCCCTGTTCCACCTGGACCAAGGCATGGGTGGAGGCAAGAGCCATGCCCTTGTCGGGCTCTACCACATGGCCAACTCACCGCAGGAGTTCTTCGCTACCGAGCTGGGCCGGAAGGTCCGCATTGAAGCGGGGCTGCGCGGCCGCGACGTAGACCTCACCGGCGCCCAGGCCGTCGTCCTCACGGCCGACTACTTCAGCCCCGGCAGGCCCAGCGAGACATTCGGCCCGGCCACGAACCTGTTCGAGCGGTTCCTCTGGTCGCTGACCGGTGGCGACATGGACCGCTACCAGCGCTACGTCGAGGGAGGACCAAACAAAGGGACGCTGCAGCAAGCGCTCAGCGACGCGGGACGGCCGGTACTCATTCTGCTCGACGAGCTCATGGACTACGTGCTGCAGCTCGCCGACGTGACCAACGTCGATCGCATGCCCAACGAGAAGGCGTTCCTCAACGCCCTCATGGACGCCTGTGACGACGTTCCCCGCGTCGTATGTGTCGTGGTCATGATACGCAGCGAGCTGGACGAGCGCGGTTATCCGCCGCTCGCCGATGATTTTCGGAGTTATGTCTCTGACCGGCTCGTACGTAACGGCCCGGACGGCAGGGTCGCGGTGACTGAGTCCCACGACTTCGCCTCGATTATCCAGCGCCGCCTGTTCGAGCCGGCCGAGGTGGGCGCTGCGGCGTCGCGCGTTGCCAAACAGTACGACATGGCGAGCGATATCGGTTGGCGAGACAAGGTGTTCGACAAGCTCGGCCCGAATCGCGCGTTGACCGGCTTCGCTGAGCGAGTCGAGGCAAGCTACCCCTTCCATCCCGAGCTCATGCGACTGGTGCGAGAGGAGTGGTCGCAGGTTCAGAACTTCCAGCGCGTCCGCTCCACGGTCGCAATCTTCGCCCGGACCGCGCTGCACTGGGTCACCGAACACCAAGCCGGGCGCTGGGCGCCAGCCCTCATCGGCGTCGGCGACATCCCCCTCACAACCGCCCTCGAGCAGTTGCTGTCCTCCGGCCTCTTCATGGGCAATGACCGGGCTATCCAGGGCTATCGCTCCGTCGCAACCACTGACATCACCAGCACCGACGGGTCCGCAGGACGCGCGGTCGCCATCGATCAGCGGCTGCGCACCGCCGGTGTCACTGCCCGCCAGGACCACGCAGGCGTGCGGATGGCCAGCGCCCTGTTCTGCTACTCGATGGTCGCCCGCCCTCGCGGCGGCCGAGGAGCGACAAAGACCGAGATGCTTGCGGCCATCCTCGAGCCGACTCCGGCCCCCGGTACCCCCTACACCGACGCTGAGGAGATCTTTAACGCCCTCACTGGCGAGGACGGCCTCGGCGCACTTGAGATCACCCAGCCGACCAACGCACCCGGGCGCTACTACCTGTCCATCAGGCAGACGCTCCGGATGTACTTCACCGCCTCCCTCGCGCTGGTGGACCCACCCTCGTGCGAAAAGCTGGTGTGGGAGCAGACGCACAGACTTGCTCGGCGCGGTACCTTCGATGAGATCCGCTTCATTGATGCGCCGACTGCCACCGGGGACATCGACCTCCCGCGCACGTTTGACGGGGTGGACTCGGCTGTCACCCGCCTCGTCGTGCTCGACCCGCGCCGGTGGACCCTGCTCAACGGCAAGGACACCCTCAGCCGCGCCGAGATTACCGCTCTCCTAGGGCTCGGACCCGACGCGCTGCGCGTGGACAATGCCGCCAGCTGCGTCGTGGCCTGCGTGAACACACAGCGGCGGGACGTGGCGCGCAAGCGAGCAAGGGAGGTCCTCGCCTGGCGCAGTGTCCTCAAGCAGATCAACCCCGAGGACACCGACGAGTTCCGCGAGGCCACCACCAAGGTGACCGAGGCCGAGGACAAGCTCAAGAAGGACATCGAGAAGGCCTTCCAGCACTTCGCATACCTCGTCCGCGCCTCGGACGGGTTGCATGTGGAGTTCAAGCGGTTCGACGACGACAGCAAGTCATCCCTGCGCGGGGACCAGGTATGGGCGGCGCTCGTCGAGGCTGGTCGCGCAACGAATATGGCGGGCCTCTCGGCGGACTATCTCGCAGCTCTGCTCGAAACCTTCGAGCGCACCCTGACACCACGCGAGGTCGTCCAATCCTTCTACAAGAATCCCTTGTTCCCCCTGGTTACCGCGACCGACGAAATACGCCAGGCAATCTTCGCCCTGCTCCGCAACGGCTGGGAATTGGCAGACTCCGACGGTGACAAGCTTGCCGTCGCCTCCCCGGAACATATCTCGATCGGCTCCATCAGCCAGAATCTTCGGCGGGCGGTCAAGGAGGCGGAGACCGTGCCCGCCGCCGGTGGTGTGTCCAAGAGCACTGCAACGATCTCGATCCCTAAGCAGCCAGGCGGGCCAGTCAGCGGCGGAGAGCCCGGACGGCTATTTGGCGTGGACGACCAGGAGTACCGGGCCGCGACGGGACAGGCCGGCGAGGCCAGCATTGGAGGTGCCGCTCCGAGCAGCTCGGATCTCACCTCCTTCAAGCGGTACATCATCGAACTCACCAACCGCAGCATCACCGCTCCAGATGCTCGTGAGCAGGTCTGGCAACTACTCAAGGAACTGAGCAAGGTCCTCGATGCACCCGGCACTAACCACCAGCTCATTAGCCTGAGCGTCACGCTTATTACGTCAGAGGGCGCACAAGGGGCTATGGAGCAGAAGGCGCAACAGGCAGGTGCACGCGTTAGGGTCGAGGATGACGACTTCTAA
- a CDS encoding AAA family ATPase, with protein MEQKSDEEPLARAARIIESIVEARENVSPFSMAIEREWGSASDEKIDAAVRERRMPLHEQVQLLFLHSQRLALDAAERYDPSLLHQSLIRLTRAGAYIARAKKNLPPDLRKAALSFAAFCADGIRVPHALREEVRRENARIVEAPDWAALFGEGWNEGTVSEKLKEVRKVAIEKNPVLLPKGELPDSNESAADILAAAAGRQEREAIEASGEVDYDRSDAEVRLRSVQLSGLRGAPGKLKLTFGKKNSPSSVLIFGENGTGKSTIVDAIEFALQGRIGRSAHYDSPVAPSLRSFSATGESRARVDLTDDSWVERSAVVDSHKKVIAEPRNVRPGFRLAPITIKRTDLSNFLDTEALSRGTVLLDYFPADSDSLAVRPSEKARLLQTEVTELRIKRTAYAGRLAGLLGVDPVDLANNSGFNNAIREKIYRGKNAAAFAEEGGWQHVDVELCQLVQQLGSVFAQLGKAKQFIENSDNSLNPVLHRKQTLLLKSALQDVGLEVTAAFRRICHEHPVERIDIVLGESGPLSLDVVVRLKGGRNCFPQQLFSEAYRDLLALLFFVAVARRAAERGQAKVLILDDVLQSVDSTVRHAFVEHLLEELSEWQLIFTVHDRFWLERLRSLFNSARHVFIEHQIRRWDPDEGPELQSPGVDALTKDLKLLLEHGEPDSVAGKAGPLLEYVCRELCARLRLPIPYNRERVFTLHDLWGSVSTSLSSTHLAPTLRKIDSVRGMRNPVAHGDPRALELSNAEARSFGDAVLELYEGVRCSSCKRWANEGGPCSHNQCVIDIQVIHK; from the coding sequence ATGGAACAGAAATCCGATGAAGAACCTCTCGCGCGTGCAGCGAGAATCATCGAATCTATCGTGGAAGCGCGAGAAAATGTTTCCCCTTTTTCGATGGCAATCGAAAGAGAATGGGGAAGTGCATCCGATGAAAAAATCGATGCCGCTGTGCGCGAGAGGAGAATGCCTCTTCATGAGCAAGTGCAATTGCTTTTTCTGCACTCGCAGCGACTTGCTCTCGATGCCGCCGAAAGATATGATCCGTCGCTGCTGCATCAAAGTCTGATAAGACTTACAAGGGCGGGGGCTTATATAGCACGCGCCAAGAAAAACTTGCCTCCGGATCTGCGGAAGGCGGCTCTGTCATTCGCGGCATTCTGCGCAGATGGAATACGGGTACCGCATGCTCTCCGTGAGGAAGTTAGGCGCGAAAACGCTCGGATTGTCGAAGCCCCAGACTGGGCGGCGCTATTTGGAGAAGGATGGAATGAAGGGACCGTTTCCGAGAAGCTGAAAGAAGTTCGGAAGGTAGCTATTGAGAAGAATCCCGTCCTACTTCCGAAGGGAGAGCTTCCTGATAGTAATGAGTCGGCAGCCGATATTCTGGCGGCGGCGGCCGGGCGTCAAGAGCGGGAAGCGATCGAGGCTAGTGGTGAAGTCGACTATGATCGCTCCGATGCTGAAGTGAGGCTGAGATCTGTACAGCTTTCGGGCCTTCGTGGGGCGCCTGGAAAGCTGAAGCTTACTTTCGGCAAGAAGAACAGCCCGTCTTCTGTGCTCATTTTTGGAGAGAACGGGACAGGTAAATCGACGATCGTTGATGCGATTGAATTTGCTCTACAGGGGCGTATTGGCCGGTCCGCGCACTATGACTCGCCTGTGGCTCCATCGCTGCGCTCGTTCAGCGCCACAGGTGAAAGTCGAGCCCGCGTTGATCTAACAGATGATTCATGGGTAGAGCGAAGCGCGGTTGTTGACTCCCATAAGAAGGTGATTGCAGAACCTCGAAATGTCCGCCCTGGGTTTAGACTGGCACCGATCACGATCAAGCGGACTGATCTTTCCAATTTCTTGGATACAGAAGCGCTTAGCCGAGGCACTGTCCTGCTGGATTACTTTCCGGCAGACTCTGACAGTCTTGCAGTTCGGCCGAGCGAGAAAGCTCGGCTGCTTCAGACCGAAGTTACTGAATTGCGCATTAAGCGCACGGCCTATGCGGGGCGCCTAGCCGGCCTCCTCGGTGTCGATCCTGTCGATTTGGCCAACAATAGTGGATTCAATAACGCGATTCGAGAAAAGATCTACAGGGGGAAGAATGCCGCGGCTTTCGCGGAAGAAGGAGGATGGCAGCATGTTGACGTCGAACTCTGCCAATTGGTGCAACAGTTGGGATCGGTGTTCGCCCAGCTTGGAAAGGCGAAGCAATTTATCGAGAATTCAGATAACTCACTGAATCCCGTATTGCACCGGAAGCAGACGCTTCTTCTCAAATCCGCCCTGCAGGATGTCGGATTGGAGGTAACCGCGGCATTTCGTAGAATCTGTCATGAGCACCCGGTTGAGCGAATCGACATCGTTCTCGGGGAGTCTGGCCCTCTCTCGCTTGATGTGGTTGTCAGGCTAAAGGGTGGACGCAACTGCTTCCCGCAGCAACTATTCTCGGAGGCGTATCGGGATCTGCTGGCCCTGCTATTCTTCGTGGCTGTGGCGCGAAGGGCAGCCGAGCGTGGTCAAGCCAAGGTCCTGATCCTGGATGATGTGCTGCAAAGTGTCGATTCAACAGTTCGGCATGCATTCGTGGAGCACCTCCTCGAGGAACTTTCCGAGTGGCAGCTAATCTTCACGGTGCACGATCGCTTCTGGCTCGAGCGTTTGCGTAGCCTCTTTAATTCTGCTCGTCATGTGTTTATTGAGCACCAGATTCGTCGATGGGATCCAGACGAGGGTCCTGAACTTCAGTCGCCCGGCGTCGATGCGCTGACCAAAGACCTGAAGCTCCTTTTGGAGCACGGGGAACCGGACTCTGTTGCTGGCAAAGCTGGCCCCCTATTGGAATATGTGTGCCGTGAACTCTGCGCACGCCTGAGGCTCCCTATCCCGTACAACCGCGAACGCGTATTTACCCTCCATGACCTGTGGGGGTCAGTTTCCACCTCGTTGAGCAGTACGCACTTGGCGCCAACTCTGCGGAAGATTGATTCAGTGAGGGGTATGAGGAACCCAGTTGCCCACGGCGACCCGAGGGCTCTTGAGCTGAGTAACGCAGAAGCTCGTTCTTTCGGCGATGCCGTCTTGGAGCTCTACGAGGGTGTTCGATGTTCGTCATGCAAGCGTTGGGCTAACGAAGGTGGGCCTTGTTCGCACAACCAATGCGTAATCGACATCCAAGTGATTCACAAGTGA
- a CDS encoding GntR family transcriptional regulator produces MPQIEETQPKYLQIAHHIRDQILRGDLRPGDEVPSERQLAADWSVSRPTAARSLEALSNQGLVEKRQGSGTYVRGLAVNRRARELYGRAKQTGKIYTPGEYAVITSAGWLEAPDYVAEALSLTAGSRAVHRRRVTKNESGPITISTSWFGTDVGERAPKLCDPDRIQEGTLMYVESATGRQGSYAEDRMCARLATEDEAADLELEPGAAVLIVHHVVYDMQDRPLEFAEATYPPERWAFEQGYPIS; encoded by the coding sequence ATGCCGCAGATCGAAGAGACCCAGCCCAAGTACCTCCAGATCGCGCACCACATCCGCGATCAGATCCTTCGAGGCGACTTGAGGCCTGGCGACGAGGTCCCGTCGGAACGCCAACTGGCCGCGGACTGGAGCGTTTCCCGCCCGACGGCCGCTCGGTCGCTGGAGGCCCTGAGCAATCAAGGCCTGGTGGAAAAGCGTCAGGGCTCGGGGACCTACGTGCGGGGCCTTGCGGTCAATCGGCGTGCTCGGGAGCTCTACGGCCGCGCCAAACAGACCGGCAAGATCTACACGCCGGGCGAGTACGCGGTCATCACCTCCGCCGGCTGGCTGGAGGCTCCCGACTACGTGGCCGAGGCGCTGAGTCTGACGGCTGGAAGCCGAGCTGTTCACCGCCGCCGCGTGACCAAGAACGAGTCGGGTCCCATCACCATCTCCACTTCGTGGTTCGGTACCGATGTAGGCGAGCGGGCACCCAAGCTCTGTGATCCTGACCGGATCCAGGAGGGGACGCTCATGTATGTCGAGAGCGCCACGGGTCGCCAGGGCAGCTATGCCGAAGACCGGATGTGCGCCCGACTCGCGACCGAGGATGAGGCTGCTGATCTCGAACTTGAGCCCGGTGCAGCTGTCCTGATCGTCCACCACGTGGTGTACGACATGCAGGATCGACCTCTTGAGTTCGCCGAGGCCACGTACCCGCCTGAGCGTTGGGCGTTCGAGCAGGGCTACCCGATCAGCTAG
- a CDS encoding ATP-binding protein has translation MADASEESEAAVAGPKPIGGMTLYPVPESVARARRWFRKFTAPYNLACPIDDCVLMLSELVTNAILYGESEEPWRVRVEWSRLGESLRVDVHNPGFPADVRLRSPSANDAHGRGLCLVNALADSWAAGPSRFGGTVVWFQIDDAWKP, from the coding sequence ATGGCGGATGCGAGTGAAGAGTCCGAAGCCGCGGTTGCCGGACCGAAGCCGATCGGGGGTATGACCCTCTATCCCGTGCCCGAGTCCGTGGCGCGGGCCAGGCGGTGGTTCCGGAAGTTCACCGCCCCGTACAACCTGGCCTGTCCGATCGACGACTGCGTGCTGATGCTCTCCGAGCTGGTGACGAACGCGATCCTGTACGGGGAATCCGAAGAACCGTGGCGGGTTCGGGTCGAGTGGTCGCGCCTGGGGGAGTCCTTGCGGGTCGACGTCCACAACCCGGGCTTCCCGGCGGATGTCCGGCTTCGCAGTCCCAGCGCCAATGACGCGCACGGCCGTGGGCTCTGCCTGGTGAACGCGCTGGCAGACTCCTGGGCGGCCGGCCCCAGCCGCTTCGGTGGGACCGTCGTGTGGTTTCAAATCGACGACGCCTGGAAGCCGTGA
- a CDS encoding mobile element transfer protein, with the protein MPANPRFRRVVRIGPVQVATYYDGRGREKHAAACTAPRCGFSTDYDSRAAAELAARTHRCSGR; encoded by the coding sequence ATGCCCGCCAACCCCCGCTTCCGCCGGGTCGTCCGCATCGGCCCCGTCCAGGTCGCCACGTACTACGACGGCCGGGGCCGCGAGAAGCACGCTGCCGCCTGCACGGCACCGCGCTGCGGCTTCTCGACCGACTACGACAGCCGTGCCGCCGCCGAGCTGGCGGCCCGCACCCACCGCTGCTCCGGCCGTTGA
- a CDS encoding DUF1152 domain-containing protein — protein MTRLIVAAGGGGDAVAAAMLDAALYGGDDSPAVILTYAWDRLLIDPVPGPRGPENFTGLRPLTQSVWTVPADAKPIAPAGSTLPRLAAELPHTFALIDPMHGVEGITRQLEELIEHLAPESVDLLDVGGDILAKGDEPTLRSPLGDALTLAACCQANAPVRLLVAGPGLDGELPAGLLAGRMGPPTLTLTTEHVEPISSVLEWHPSEATALLAATARGVRGLCEVRDAGLPVPLTENGPAIHEADLDDVLNRNELARAILATETLAEAEQYSREVCGYSEIDYERNKASWLGSQPEQKFDPEAALHQLDQFEAQARARGITHTTFRRITEALGLNGKQRQDLRALLLSSRPEQYEAPLWRIT, from the coding sequence GTGACCCGGTTGATCGTGGCAGCAGGAGGAGGGGGCGACGCAGTCGCCGCCGCAATGCTCGACGCAGCCCTCTACGGGGGTGACGACAGCCCGGCAGTGATCCTCACGTACGCGTGGGACCGTCTCCTGATCGACCCGGTGCCGGGCCCCCGAGGGCCGGAGAACTTCACGGGACTACGTCCCCTCACGCAAAGCGTCTGGACAGTCCCGGCCGACGCTAAGCCCATCGCTCCCGCAGGCTCGACGCTCCCTCGCCTGGCAGCCGAGCTCCCCCACACCTTCGCCCTGATCGACCCCATGCACGGCGTCGAGGGCATCACCCGCCAGCTCGAAGAGCTCATCGAGCACCTGGCCCCCGAGTCCGTCGACCTCCTGGACGTGGGCGGCGACATCCTCGCCAAGGGCGACGAACCCACCCTGCGTAGCCCGCTGGGCGACGCCCTCACGCTGGCCGCGTGCTGCCAAGCCAACGCGCCTGTGCGGCTCCTGGTCGCCGGTCCTGGCTTGGACGGAGAGCTCCCAGCCGGGCTTCTTGCTGGCCGAATGGGTCCGCCAACGCTGACGCTCACGACTGAGCACGTCGAACCGATCAGTTCGGTCCTGGAGTGGCACCCGTCCGAGGCGACGGCACTGTTGGCGGCCACAGCCCGCGGGGTACGCGGCCTCTGCGAAGTCAGAGACGCCGGCCTGCCAGTCCCGCTCACCGAGAATGGTCCCGCCATCCACGAAGCGGACCTGGACGACGTCCTCAACCGCAACGAGCTCGCACGCGCCATCCTCGCAACGGAGACCCTCGCCGAGGCAGAGCAGTACAGCCGCGAGGTCTGCGGGTACTCAGAGATCGACTATGAGCGCAACAAGGCCAGTTGGCTCGGCAGCCAGCCGGAACAGAAGTTCGATCCGGAAGCCGCCCTCCACCAGCTCGACCAGTTCGAGGCCCAGGCCCGCGCCCGCGGCATCACCCACACGACGTTCCGCAGAATCACCGAGGCCCTCGGCCTCAACGGCAAACAGCGCCAAGACCTCAGAGCCCTCTTGCTCAGCAGTCGCCCTGAGCAGTACGAAGCGCCACTGTGGCGCATCACGTGA
- a CDS encoding DUF2637 domain-containing protein, translated as MPETEREDVISVAERSVPRALPVRVDAVLVQAVIAAALSFAHLHDLAVAAGQDGWKAWAYPISVDLLLVAAWRRLRSGESKAAGWCWFLVALTASLGANIATAGLLDLHHVPASLRIVVAGWPAVAFLGGTLLAHGPADLAPDPREQNDELTNVAAQQGSLPASAPVSRPAAPASRPALAVPPTGRLPTALLDHARKVAVEHRTRTGAPIDTETLRARLGVPGPLAEAIAAQLT; from the coding sequence ATGCCCGAAACCGAACGAGAGGACGTGATCAGCGTGGCCGAGCGCTCCGTACCGCGTGCCCTTCCGGTCCGCGTGGACGCCGTACTGGTTCAAGCGGTGATCGCTGCCGCGCTGTCCTTCGCACACCTTCATGATCTGGCCGTCGCGGCGGGACAGGACGGCTGGAAGGCGTGGGCCTATCCGATCAGCGTCGATCTGCTGTTGGTGGCGGCCTGGAGGCGGCTGAGGTCGGGGGAGTCCAAAGCGGCCGGGTGGTGCTGGTTCCTGGTCGCGCTCACCGCCAGTCTCGGCGCCAACATCGCGACGGCCGGGCTCCTGGACCTCCACCACGTTCCCGCCTCGCTCCGAATCGTCGTGGCCGGTTGGCCGGCGGTCGCCTTCCTCGGCGGAACGCTGCTTGCGCACGGACCCGCCGATCTGGCCCCGGACCCGCGTGAACAGAACGACGAGCTGACGAACGTAGCGGCGCAACAGGGATCACTCCCTGCGTCCGCGCCCGTGTCCCGGCCCGCTGCCCCTGCTTCGCGTCCCGCGCTTGCCGTTCCACCGACAGGTCGGCTCCCGACCGCGCTCCTCGACCACGCCCGAAAGGTGGCCGTCGAGCACCGAACCCGAACCGGCGCACCCATCGACACCGAAACCCTGCGAGCCCGCCTCGGTGTGCCGGGCCCGCTCGCCGAAGCCATCGCCGCCCAACTCACCTGA
- a CDS encoding FtsK/SpoIIIE domain-containing protein, with the protein MSELMTMAELGGPLALLGGAVYARKAHPSVYWATVGLPASVARLVGSYSSTMDACGLTVQPSRLRALAVRATTRREVRPVPPRRGLIRPTSTGLRVRLRLAPGQEPADVAASCERLRHAWGVHAVHVREIKPGVVELRLVGFDLLRKVKMPRSAGHDLLAVPVALREDATVFVRDYRAVPHELVLGATLSGKSMFLRNLLTGLAGQPVALVGIDCKRGVELAPFAPRLSALATDSDEAAELLPVLVREMEDRYDLIKARQGIASGTPDEEITSDVWGLPDGERPPPIVLFVDEVAELFLVASRKDEERRDEMVTQLIRLAQLGRAAGIYLEICGQRFGAELGKGATMLRAQLTGRVCHRVNDEASAKMALGDIAPEAVGVAATIPAERPGLAVSGDTSGGWGRMRTPYLSLGDAAAICRETAELAPDVTALKPFRPHIPALPADTPTSLTKPHPATG; encoded by the coding sequence GTGTCCGAGCTCATGACGATGGCCGAACTGGGTGGACCCCTCGCTTTATTAGGCGGGGCGGTCTACGCCAGGAAGGCGCATCCGTCGGTCTACTGGGCCACGGTCGGGCTGCCCGCGTCGGTGGCCCGGCTGGTCGGCTCGTACAGCTCGACCATGGACGCGTGCGGGCTGACGGTCCAGCCGTCCCGTCTGCGGGCCCTGGCGGTGCGGGCCACCACCCGCCGTGAGGTTCGGCCGGTGCCGCCGCGCCGAGGGCTGATTCGTCCCACCTCCACAGGGCTGCGGGTCCGGCTTCGGCTCGCCCCCGGCCAGGAGCCGGCGGACGTGGCTGCCTCGTGTGAGCGGCTGCGTCACGCCTGGGGCGTTCACGCGGTCCACGTTCGCGAGATCAAGCCGGGCGTGGTCGAGCTGCGGTTGGTCGGGTTCGATCTGCTGCGCAAAGTGAAGATGCCTCGCAGCGCGGGGCACGACCTCCTCGCCGTGCCGGTGGCTCTGCGGGAGGACGCGACCGTGTTCGTCCGTGACTATCGGGCCGTTCCTCATGAACTCGTCCTCGGCGCCACCCTGTCGGGGAAGTCGATGTTCCTCCGCAATCTGCTGACAGGGCTGGCCGGTCAACCGGTCGCCCTGGTCGGCATCGACTGCAAGCGAGGCGTCGAGCTGGCGCCCTTCGCTCCGCGGCTGTCGGCGTTGGCCACCGACTCCGATGAAGCCGCCGAGCTGCTGCCCGTCCTCGTGAGGGAAATGGAGGACCGCTACGACCTGATCAAGGCACGCCAGGGCATCGCGTCCGGCACGCCCGACGAGGAGATCACCTCTGACGTGTGGGGCCTGCCGGACGGCGAACGGCCGCCGCCCATCGTGCTGTTCGTCGACGAGGTGGCCGAGCTCTTCCTCGTGGCAAGTCGCAAGGACGAGGAACGGCGCGACGAGATGGTGACCCAGCTGATCCGGCTTGCCCAGCTCGGGCGGGCCGCGGGTATCTACCTGGAGATCTGCGGCCAGCGTTTCGGTGCGGAGCTGGGTAAGGGCGCGACCATGCTCCGCGCTCAACTCACCGGACGCGTCTGTCACCGCGTCAACGACGAGGCCTCGGCCAAGATGGCCCTCGGCGACATCGCCCCCGAAGCGGTGGGCGTCGCTGCCACCATTCCCGCTGAACGTCCGGGCCTGGCTGTGTCCGGCGATACGTCCGGCGGCTGGGGACGCATGCGCACCCCGTATCTGTCCCTCGGCGACGCTGCGGCCATCTGCCGCGAGACTGCCGAACTCGCCCCCGACGTAACGGCTCTGAAGCCGTTCCGGCCGCACATCCCGGCTTTGCCCGCGGACACCCCGACCAGTCTGACCAAGCCACACCCGGCGACCGGCTGA
- a CDS encoding GntR family transcriptional regulator → MAYEVAAPKYVRLAQTLQRRIEDGTYPPGSRVPSENQLVQAFGMSRPTVVRALELLKRDGWLESRQGFGTIVRGRPEVVEQKDRRGRDALERDESSVEGRFVQVDQVPVPSRVASLLGVPKQTSVLVRRLLVERDGEPVELSSSYFSAGLVEGTELSVPSPLREGQRAHLEARKKVRFDHVTERVSARLPSREEADLLAMPQGEPVLSVLVVACDVAGQALQVTDVLLPADRQELEDTYRLG, encoded by the coding sequence ATGGCGTACGAGGTGGCTGCACCCAAGTATGTGCGGCTGGCGCAGACGCTCCAGAGGCGTATCGAGGACGGTACGTATCCGCCGGGGAGTCGGGTTCCGAGTGAAAATCAGCTGGTCCAGGCCTTCGGGATGTCCCGGCCCACCGTCGTTCGCGCGCTGGAGCTACTGAAGCGGGATGGCTGGCTTGAGTCCCGGCAGGGGTTCGGCACCATCGTTCGCGGGCGGCCGGAAGTCGTAGAGCAGAAGGATCGGCGGGGACGTGACGCGCTGGAGCGCGACGAATCCTCGGTCGAGGGTCGCTTCGTCCAAGTTGATCAAGTCCCCGTGCCGTCGAGGGTCGCGTCCCTCCTCGGCGTGCCCAAGCAAACAAGTGTCCTGGTTCGGCGGCTTCTGGTGGAGCGGGACGGTGAGCCGGTTGAGCTCTCCTCGTCCTACTTCTCGGCCGGCCTGGTCGAAGGGACCGAGCTTTCCGTCCCGTCTCCACTGCGTGAAGGGCAGCGTGCTCACCTGGAAGCGCGCAAGAAGGTGCGCTTCGACCACGTAACCGAGCGCGTCTCGGCCCGGCTGCCCAGCCGGGAAGAGGCTGACCTCTTGGCGATGCCTCAAGGGGAGCCGGTGCTCAGCGTGTTGGTCGTCGCATGCGACGTCGCTGGGCAGGCTTTGCAGGTCACGGACGTTCTCCTTCCTGCTGATCGGCAGGAACTTGAAGACACGTACCGGCTCGGCTGA